Within Lagopus muta isolate bLagMut1 chromosome 1, bLagMut1 primary, whole genome shotgun sequence, the genomic segment GGCTACGCACCCCATCTCAGCCCCAAGCCTGATGTCAGTGAATCCAGACATACAGACAGATGGATAGACACCTGCATTAATGACATCCTCAGCCATCCCAGGGCTCTACAGCCACCCTCACGTCGCAGAACCCTGAGGGACAGACAGCAGCCCCATACCCAGCTTCAATTCCCCGTTCCCGCTTCGgtgcttatttcattttatttcatttattttgcccCGTGGGTGCCAGCACGCTCGTgccctctctcctcctccctcctccgCTCCCGACCCAGACCTCAATCTCTCCCGCGCCGGCTCCTGCCGCAGCTCACTGCCTTAATCCCAATGACCTTCGTACGGAGACGCGCGGGGCCGGCAGCCATAGGATGGGGGAACGCATTAGGAAGAGCAGCAGACtgagaggggaaaggaagaggagggagcaCAGACTCCCTCAAGCTCACCTCTGCCACTCTGTATACCCCAAGGCATCACCTCCAGCCTGCTGGTACCCCGCATCCCATAAACCCCCAGCCAGGCAGGAGAACACACAGATCCCCCAAGCAGATGGAGATGGATGGAGAGCCCATCCCAGCTCAACCCATccctccccagggctgcagtaGAGCGCTCTCACCCCGCACGGCCCTATGTGTGGCCCTATTGCCCTGCACATCTGCGTACCTATGGCTGTGcatctatggggctgtatgcATATGGATGGAGCTATGTACGGAGATCGGCACACCTGGAGACAGACGCGGGCATGCGGAGATATATGTCTATGGATGGAGACGGATCCCTATGGAGACGTGCGTGTGCACGGATATGCCTCTCCAATACACGCACGGATGACAAGCAATACGTATTACAGCATATATAACATTAAAATCAACACGATAATCTGTATTATATAAccgcacacacacacgcacatgCATGCGCGGGGGGAGCAGAGGGCCCCGCCGCTGCGCCCCGCACCCCCGTCCCGCTCCCCCCCGCTCCGTGCCGCGGCCTCACCCAGGAGAGCAGCCGCAGCAACGTGTGCGGCTGCCGGAGGAAGGCCTGCGGATCGAAGGCGCCGCCGGCTTTCCCCGCTCCGAAGGCGCCCCCGTCCATGGCGGGGCCCGCGGTGTGGTGCTGCGCGGGGGGCTCGGCGgggccgtgccgtgccgtgccgagCCGGGCAGCGCCGCGCCTGGCAGcacggcggcggcggaggcgaGCCGCGCGCTcccgccgcggggccgcgccgcaCGCGAGCGCGCactcccccccacctccctcctgTCTTGCGGCCGCGCGCGGAGCTCTGAAGCGGAGAGCTTACAGAGCAGATCCCACCTCGCCTCCCGCCGCTCCAGCCCGCGTGGGCCCGCGTTTCCCGCGGTGATGCGCTCTTAGGCACTTAGCATTAGGGTTTGGGACGCTTTTGGGGGTGTCCCCAATCGTCAGCCACCTCTGAGGGGAGTGGGAAGAGGTTTAGGCTGTTGGGGGGCATCTGGGAGATGTCACAGCTGTCAGCGAGGTGCCCGCACTCTCCTCTCCGTCATagagaatcataggatggtttgagatagaagggacccttaaaagccatctgctccaactcccctgcaatgaacaggacacccacagctctatcagggtgctcagagacCCTCgagcctgaccttgaaagtctctaTGGATGGGACATCtgcacctctctgggcaacctgtgccagtgcctcaccatccttaaCATAAacacctttttccttttatccaatctaaatctctgctcttttaattcgaaaccatttcttcttgtcctgtcCCAACAGACCCTGCTACAGATTCTGTCCCCCTCTTATAGCCCCCCCCTAGATACTGAAGCATCCCTACAAAATGGTGGCAGGTATGGGGTGGCCCTTCATTGTGTGAAGACACTCTGCATCACATCTCCACTGGGCCAACCACACCTCCAGCTCTTCTGAGAAACTGAGCTCAAAGGCTGATGAAGCAGCATGACAGGTCGGACCGCTTCTGGGCCTGTCACCTCCGGCTCATGCCTGAACACAACCAGTTCCACGGGGAACATGCTCAGCTTGCTCCAAGCATGGGCTTGTGCTTTTGGCAGAACCTATGAGCCAGCCCTGCAATGTGACCCAGCTGTGCTTTGTCTTTAGCTCTCAGAGCAGGATCTGGCTCTATAGGTCGGTGTTTGCTCCAACTCTTTAATTAATGTTTGCAGTAACTTGGTATAACCATAAtgtgcagcccttctgctgccatcagcatcCCAGCAGTGGGAATACAGGTGGCTTTGGCAAGAGGTGTGTGCAGGGAGGAAGTGGCTGGCCCAGGGGACACCACCAGCCTAGAGGATGCTGCCCCAGTGATCTCCCTGCAGGACACTCCTCATGTCTCAGCCACCCAGCCCCAGAATTACAAGCTCTGGGACCTCAATCAAACTGTTTTTGTCACCTGCCCTGGAGCTCCCTACTCCCTTTGCTTTCCATCCACAGGGTAGGTGTCTTGTGTCTCAACCACGTAAAAAACATGACAGCCACACACTGACCATTGTTATTGCAAGCAGTGACTGGTTCCTTGTGCTTTTACTGTCCAGGTAGCACTTGGGATTAAAGATGACAAGCCTACAACCCCACACCAAGGATCAGAGCCACTTCAGGTCATATTTCAGCCAGAGTCATGTGTCAAATCAGTTATCCTGCAATGGCACTCACTCCGTTTCAGGTCTAGGGAAGTCTGAGTTTCAGCAGCCTGGTCCTATCCGATTTCCTGGTGCCCACAGAGGGAAAGTGAATAATTTAGCTTCCATCCTCCATCTCCCTTCCTGTTCAGGTTTCATCTGTGTTTCACCCCTGTGCTGATGTTTCTGTGGAACAGCAGAGCCAGCATCAGCAGTACATGGAGCATGAGAAATAATGTGTGTACAGTATGAATGATAAGATCTCCAGACAGGTCCCACAGTAAGCCTTATTTTTAGTTCCTCTTCTGAGGCATAACTTTAGCACTTACGTTGTTGATATTGTCTATTACTAATTCAGCAGTAGCACAGAGAGGCCCTAATTGAATTTGGAGCTGCGTTGTACCGTGCGCCATGGAAATACACAGTGGGACACAGTTCCTGGAGAACACACTATCTGCTTGAGAACGTATCCCTGCGAGAAGGAATTTATTTGATCTCCCTTGGTGTTTTAAGATATGCAAATAAGCAAAACGGGTGCCAATGTTAGCAGGAAAACCTATTTTATcttatgaatttttaaatattgtgtttccatttctttgttgTTCCTCTGTTTCTTCACATTGcctaacatcttttttttttttaaagtgtgatGAAGATTTGTCAAGCACTGTTTGAGTTACAGATCATTAGGAGATTCATTCAAGAAGTTGCAGGTGTTTTACTAtatacttctcttttttttttttttaatgaaaatataacaTTGTCTGTATGTGTATACACACGTTTTCAATAAATTCAGTaggtatttaattattttttttttcatggttcTGTTACAGAAGCTTCATTCCAGGAAAGACTTATTTGCTTCAACGCTTTTACCTAAGGCACTCTTCATTGGCTGCCCTGTATATTCAGTGCTGtggaagaaaaccaaacacatcCAAAAGTAATTCATAAAATTCAGCTAATTCATATTTCCAAGCTGGCTCAGCAAACTTTGTTATGCTGTGACAACCGTGGGTAGCTTTGCATAaagcttccagcagcacaacCCGCCTCTGCCTTGGGCTTTCCATTCTCATGGATGCTGGTGGGCAAGTTACAAACCACCAATGCCAGCaaagctcctgctgctccctgcctcatATTCTCCCGcatttcataaaatcattgaggttggaaaagacctctaagatcacctggCCCACTCCCATGACGTCCTCTGACCACGTCCCTtggtgccacatccacacggctctggaacacctccagggatggtgactgcaccacctccctgggcagcctgtgccactgcagctccactctttcagagaagaaatctttcctaatatccaatatgagcctctcctggtgcaacttgcaGCTCCACAGACTGAAAACCTCCCAGCAGTCTgactgctttctgctcctgatACCACCCAACGTGCAAGCAAAGGAGCAATaggctgtgccagtgccatTCTTTTTCCAGGACACTGCTATGGGAGAGGTGAGTTGTGCATTcatggtggggtcaccatccctggaggtgttccagagccgtgtggatgtggcactgaggatatggtcagtgggcatggtgaggatgggctggcggttggaccaggtgatcttaaaggtgttttccaacctccATGATTCTGTGGATGCATATGAAGGCCACATCTGCATGTGAGAGGCTGCTACGCTTCTGTTAGGAAAATTTCTGCTGCAATCAGCTTGCTCAATCATCTTTATCAAAAAAGAGACAGAATAGAGTCTTCAGCTCTCTTCATTTGAATAACGAGAACCCATAGGTAGCATCCACTGTGTGTAAGTTTTTTTAACCAGATCCTTGTGACTGAAATTCttcttctcagctttttctgtaACTTGCTTTGCAGGGACctcctgtcctttcttttttcttcccaaattttATTTGGGAGGATATTCCCGATATTTATTTGGCAAGGGCACcttctccttgtttttccttcaccCTGCCAAGCCTTACTGCTGCCTGGAAAAAGCAGGTCGACGTGGAAAGAGGAACGCAGACATAGGTGCGTAGCAGCAGCGGGTGAAGAAGACGAGGTGAGCACCTAAGAAACGTCAATGCTTTCTCCGGGACAAGATGGCGCTCGCTATCCCAGTACGAGCCCGCTGCGCCTTCGCCACCATTCTGACCCCGCTCCCCTCCCGTAGCTCTGCGCTCCCCTTGCTCTCGCGAGATCTCATACGCGGCGTGTTGCGTCACCTGGGGCGGGGCGATTATAAATACAGCGTGCGCGCAGTACCTCGCTCCTTCCGGCCAGGCGCGGGGACAAAATGGTGGGTGTGCGTTGTGGCGGTGGCTGGGCCCGGCCTTGCAATCCCTCTGGTATCGCTGCCATCCCTGCCCCAGTGGCTGCCAGGCCCTCATCCAGCTGCCCCACCACCCCTGCGGGAGGTGGTGCGGAACTCATTTTGGGGCTCTGTCACCGTGGGTGGGCGAGGCTTTAGCGTGGGATCGCGGGCGGGCGGGCCTGGTGCCCGCGAGTGTGGGATTTCTGTCGAGGTGGTAGGCAGCTGTGAGCTCGTGGTCACTGGTGAGGTTTGCGTGCCTCTTTGAGAAGGGGCTGGGGTGTTTTTCCGAGGAACTGCCGGCAGTACGGGCTGCCGTGATAGCCAGGCCGCGGTGTGCTCCAAGGTCAGGAGTGCCGATGTCAGTGCTTAGAGTTGAGCTTTGTCCCTCTGTTGGCTCCTGCTTGAATGGCGTGGCTGTGGAGAGGAGCCGAGTGCCTGCATAACTACATAACGATTCCTCTTTCAGCTGTGGGATCGAATTGCATGGTGAGGTGTGTCGCTCCCATGCAGTGGTATTGTGCTGGCAGCCTTTAGTCTTACTTAAGAGTCAGAACTACATTCTGGGCCTTGCCACGAGGTTCCCAATCCCAGCAGAAAGCCCTTTTGGAGACTGATACGCTTCTTAATGCAACTTCTGTGCTGgtgcattttttaaaaccttttaatTATTACTGTTTGCATATTGGATATTAGTGAATCTCTGAAGTAAgcataatatatttattttctctttttagtcTCACCGCAAATTCTCAGCTCCCAGGCATGGCTCCTTGGGCTTCCTGCCCCGTAAGcgcagcagcaggcacaggggCAAGGTGAAGAGCTTTCCCAAAGATGATCCCAGCAAGCCTGTCCATCTCACTGCCTTTTTGGGGTACAAAGCTGGGATGACTCACATTGTCCGTGAAGTCGACAGACCTGGGTCCAGTACGTATGACTCTTCCCTTATGAATGGCAAAAGATAACCTACTTCTCATAGGTAGCTGTGAATTTTAATCCTGCCTTAGCTTTGCACCTTGTTCAGTAGGTGATTCTGCTGAGTGGGGTGAGGTATAAAGAAAGCATCCCAAACCATTCCTACTTCATCATGAATGATATCTAGCAGCAAGATCTGGCACTAGTTGTCTTGTTAGTGGTCCTCTTTCTGACATGCATGACAACTTGCACAGGAGCCTCATGTTTTAGTTCAGCTGTACTCTCATGTGCTATTTAAGGATTGTTCTTGATGGATAGGTCTAATTAAATCACCTGCATCATACCTTTGTGAAAGGAATTTGTCTCCTTTAAGCTTGAAACTGTCTGAGAgtgaggaagagctgctgctgctggtgttaACCCATATTTCTGTCTCACTGCAGAGGTGAACAAGAAGGAGGTGGTTGAGGCAGTCACTATAGTAGAGACTCCTCCCATGGTCATTGTGGGCATTGTGGGCTATGTGCAGACTCCTCGTGGTCTCCGCAGCTTCAAGACCATCTTTGCTGAGCACATCAGCGATGAGTGTAAGCGTCGCTTTTACAAGAACTGGTAAGAGAGCAGGACTTTCACTCGTTGacctattttttcttctaggtTGCAAATTACTGCAGTGTAGCTTCTTGATTCAGCTTTTCCACTGGTGGCATTTGGCCTTAGTGTGAGCCAGTGTAATAATATGGCGTGCCAGAGCGGGGCTTCTGGGAAGGTGACAGCATAGCATTAGTGCTATTCTTGACACGGGGTGACAATCCTAGTTTTGGCCTGAGCTCTCCTTAATAGGCTACATGTGATGATACTTCGACGGGCGGACATAAGGAAATCGCCTTTGGCGTTTGTTGTTGAATGTCGAGTCCTGACTGTAGCCCTGTTTTCTCAGGAAAGGGGAGGATGAATGTTCATTTTGATTACTGTTCCGGGCACTGTTGCTGTGATTTCAAGTATGCACAATTTGCCTGAGAGTGGCTCCAGCGTGTCTAGAGCTCACAGCTTGTTTATGAACTTTGCAGGCAGGGTAAATGTCAGAGTAGTGCGACGATTGTCTCACGGGTGTTACAGTGATGACCTTACTGTCAGGCATGGCTCAGGCTTATGGGGGGAAACTGCGGTGTTGTGTAGCAGATAGCAGTCATCTGACGCAATTGCTTTaaagatctgtttttctgttattgttcGACATCTCTCTACAGTCTTTTGTCTTCTGTACTGTGAATATTAATGTGCTTTGGGATTCATGGCAGCTCCGCTCAGCTTTGGCAATCTTGCCTTTGTCTGATGAGCTCCAGGCTCCGCTTGCCAGTGGAAAAGACTGCTTAGAAGCTGGCAATGAGCCACAACTGGCTAAGGTGGCAGCTCCTTCCGCTCGTCCCCTTTCCCTGCGGGATCGATGAAGGGCTTAGCCAAACCttgtctctgctctgctcctgaagGCACAAATCCAAGAAGAAGGCCTTCACCAAGTACTGCAAGAAATGGCAAGATGACGAAGGCAAAAAGCAGTTGGAGAAGGATTTCAATAGCATGAAGAAATACTGCCAGGTTATTAGAGTCATGGCTCACACTCAGGTAAGTTTCCAGAGTTCAGGCACGCAGTAGGAACAACTGAGATGGCAAGAATAAAGCCTGGTCAATCTCAGCAGTGAGATTTCTACCCACCCCACAGCGTAATGATAACTGTTAAGCATTGAATCCCAATGGCCTTAATTCTGTATTAAGTGTACACTCACAGTGTGCATGAGTAGCCTTGAGGGGAACCACAGACAGTCTTCTACAGCTGTGCTCAAAAGAGGCTGAACCATAATGGGCACTGCTTGGACTCGGTCCTTGTTGATGCCTGGCTCTCAATTCAGCAACAGATGGAAATAGACCAGATACTTAACTTTGTGCGGTCGTGGAGTTTGAAGCTGTTCTGCAGGGGCTGGAGTTACTCAGGCTTTCAGTGGCTTCTGTGGGGAGCCAGTGGAGGAGGTGTTTTGAATGGTGCTGGTGTCTGTCTGGCTGTCGAGTGTTGTGTCAGGCTTTCTTGAGGTGTAATTAAATCTATGAGTGAGCTATAAGCACGGTAAGATGTCTAATTACAACTTTGCTGACTTTAATAAACTAGTTTCCAATATTAGACACCAGAGACAGCATTGAAGCTGCTGTTAGTAGTCCTAGCAATCCCTCTGTTCTAAATATGGACTATAAATGTGGCTGCTgttcagttacaaaaaaaaaagatcaggcCAGACTGGAATGGTACTGGAATAGTTGATACAAGATCAATCTGGAAGAACAGAAACTAAATTTCatcctttgttttccagatgcGTCTGCTTCCCCTGAGACAGAAGAAGTCTCACCTGATGGAGATCCAGGTGAATGGTGGCACTGTTGCTGAGAAAGTGGATTGGGCTCGGGAGAAGCTGGAACAGCAGGTCCCTGTGTCAAGTGTCTTTGGCCAGGATGAGATGATAGATGTCATTGGAGTCACCAAGGGCAAGGGATATAAAGGTAATTACATGGAAGCTCTGTGGAGTCAGAATGCGCGTTTTAATAAAATCCTGGCCTTTGGTTCTCACAGCTGAGTGGGCCAAGAGCTGAGGAGGTATTGCTGTCACAGTTCGGTGATGAAACCATGGAATAAGCGCTGGGCACAGCGCCTGACATCCGTGAGGAGTCATTCCATGCTGCCTTCCTTCTGAGAACACTTCCTGGGGACAGCCAGGGAGGGAACACGCACAACTTTAGGACGGTGTGCTTCAAGAAGAGCAATTCCTGGAGTGCTATGTCTAGGCTTCCCTTTTGTTGCTCAGGGACAGTGCTCAAAAGGTCTTCTGAGCTCGGTTTGAAAACTGAAGTCGTCACAGCTTGACAAGAAACATAAACACTGCTTGGGTTTCTTGTTCCAGGTGTTACCAGCCGTTGGCACACCAAGAAGCTGCCTCGTAAGACTCACAGGGGTCTGCGCAAGGTGGCCTGTATTGGTGCGTGGCATCCTGCTCGTGTGGCTTTCTCTGTGGCCCGTGCTGGTCAGAAAGGGTATCACCATCGGACTGAAATCAACAAGAAAATCTACAAGATTGGCCAGGGTTACCAAATCAAGGATGGAAAGCTGATCAAAAACAATGCGTCGACTGATTATGACTTGTCTGACAAGAGCATTAACCCTCTGGTGAGTTGTAACAGCTGTGTGGAAAGAGTTGCTGTCTTCTGAGGCAATTGGGTGTGGTACAAGATGTGAAACGATTGAATGAAGAGCACTTGAGGAAAAAACTCAGCTGCTGTGGGTGGTGGTGCTGCTGAGTCATTCTCAGTATTGACTTGCGTAACTTTTGCTTACTGCATTTAATAGTTGGCAGCTGTATCAAAGGATGCTAGGAATGACACATGTAAATAAGGAATAATTCAGCCACGAAAGCAGTTTTTAAAGGGGTTCTCAGTGAGTGAAGGAATGGCCAAGTTCCAGAATTGCTGCAGGAACCTCAGGCTGTGGGCACATGTAATGGCTGATCTCACTTCACAGTGTGCGCTGACTGTTTTCTCCCTATCCAGGGTGGCTTCGTCCACTATGGTGAGGTGACCAATGATTTCATAATGCTGAAAGGCTGCGTTGTTGGGACCAAGAAGAGGGTCCTAACCCTGCGCAAGGTAAGTAGGGTTGGAACAGCTTCTGTCAGCTGCATTGCCTCTGGTTCAAGTAtctttgcttgctgctgtggGGATTCTTAAGATTCTTTGCTGGTGGGGGCTGATCACTGTTGTACAAACTATGAGTTGGCTTGTTAGCAAATGCTCCTTGTGTAATAGCAGCTGAAATAGGAAGTCAGAGTGACTTGAGTGGTGTTCTGG encodes:
- the RPL3 gene encoding 60S ribosomal protein L3, yielding MSHRKFSAPRHGSLGFLPRKRSSRHRGKVKSFPKDDPSKPVHLTAFLGYKAGMTHIVREVDRPGSKVNKKEVVEAVTIVETPPMVIVGIVGYVQTPRGLRSFKTIFAEHISDECKRRFYKNWHKSKKKAFTKYCKKWQDDEGKKQLEKDFNSMKKYCQVIRVMAHTQMRLLPLRQKKSHLMEIQVNGGTVAEKVDWAREKLEQQVPVSSVFGQDEMIDVIGVTKGKGYKGVTSRWHTKKLPRKTHRGLRKVACIGAWHPARVAFSVARAGQKGYHHRTEINKKIYKIGQGYQIKDGKLIKNNASTDYDLSDKSINPLGGFVHYGEVTNDFIMLKGCVVGTKKRVLTLRKSLLVQTKRRALEKIDLKFIDTTSKFGHGRFQTAEEKKSFMGPLKKDRIAKEEAA